A single window of Crassostrea angulata isolate pt1a10 chromosome 8, ASM2561291v2, whole genome shotgun sequence DNA harbors:
- the LOC128158738 gene encoding uncharacterized protein LOC128158738 isoform X2, giving the protein MRFICVLLFCLGDCIAFGISSISVDKICEGNPTLTLPHDDECQLYYDCSALDPPSFSPNTKYIRECKYPQLFSTKSLKCEDFDSVVCGPRTEFKQKCDYRAEQCNGPNCINCLMENPSCEGYGDGENHHSSKPGSPWRMECYKGRLIGTFLADLNQD; this is encoded by the exons ATGAG ATTTATCTGTGTATTACTCTTCTGTTTAGGAGATTGTATAGCATTCGGCATTTCCAGTATATCAG TGGATAAAATATGTGAGGGTAACCCCACACTGACTCTACCCCACGACGACGAGTGCCAGCTCTACTATGACTGTTCGGCTTTGGACCCACCCAGTTTCTCTCCTAATACAAAATACATCAGGGAGTGTAAATACCCACAGCTCTTCTCCACAAAGTCGCTCAAGTGCGAGGACTTTGACAGTGTTGTCTGCGGGCCTAGGACAgagtttaaacaaaaat GCGACTACCGTGCGGAGCAGTGTAACGGGCCGAATTGTATTAATTGTCTAATGGAGAACCCGAGCTGTGAGGGGTACGGGGACGGCGAGAACCACCACAGCAGTAAGCCGGGTTCACCCTGGAGGATGGAGTGTTACAAGGGACGGCTGATCGGCACCTTCCTCGCCGACCTCAACCAAGACTGA
- the LOC128158738 gene encoding uncharacterized protein LOC128158738 isoform X1 — MMSNMAVFDFRFICVLLFCLGDCIAFGISSISVDKICEGNPTLTLPHDDECQLYYDCSALDPPSFSPNTKYIRECKYPQLFSTKSLKCEDFDSVVCGPRTEFKQKCDYRAEQCNGPNCINCLMENPSCEGYGDGENHHSSKPGSPWRMECYKGRLIGTFLADLNQD, encoded by the exons ATGATGAGTAACATGGCTGTCTTTGATTTCAGATTTATCTGTGTATTACTCTTCTGTTTAGGAGATTGTATAGCATTCGGCATTTCCAGTATATCAG TGGATAAAATATGTGAGGGTAACCCCACACTGACTCTACCCCACGACGACGAGTGCCAGCTCTACTATGACTGTTCGGCTTTGGACCCACCCAGTTTCTCTCCTAATACAAAATACATCAGGGAGTGTAAATACCCACAGCTCTTCTCCACAAAGTCGCTCAAGTGCGAGGACTTTGACAGTGTTGTCTGCGGGCCTAGGACAgagtttaaacaaaaat GCGACTACCGTGCGGAGCAGTGTAACGGGCCGAATTGTATTAATTGTCTAATGGAGAACCCGAGCTGTGAGGGGTACGGGGACGGCGAGAACCACCACAGCAGTAAGCCGGGTTCACCCTGGAGGATGGAGTGTTACAAGGGACGGCTGATCGGCACCTTCCTCGCCGACCTCAACCAAGACTGA